In the Oncorhynchus keta strain PuntledgeMale-10-30-2019 chromosome 16, Oket_V2, whole genome shotgun sequence genome, TGATTTCCAGGGAGTGGGAACCTTAATATGGCCTTAACGTAAGAGAGCAATTTTTCCCGTCTCATGTCGAATCGAACAATTGATTTTCTGTCAGGTTCTCTCTTAAAAAAGACCCATGAGTCTCAACCACAGTTGCCACCATTTTCAATTTGCTGTGTTTCTTTTCGTCACCATTACTCTTAATAGGGGCCTGTTCATGGGTGAAAGACAACTTGATACAGTCGAGCAGCTATGGCAGAGACTCACTCATCTCTTCTGTGAGAATATTGCATGTATGTCTGGGATGCAGAACCACAGGCAACTCCTTTAACAACTTTGTGGGATCAGCATTTCTTCATCCAATCCTTACTACACCTATTAAGATCACAGTGACTAAAACTGACCCTGGGCAAGTTGTTATGGGATGCACATGTATTCATCACCATCACTCTGCCGGACGTCTATGTGTCTCATTCAGCATCAGCCCCCCAAACCCCTCCCCTGGGAAAAGCCATATACCTCAAGGCTCGGATTGATGATGTCACATGATGATCTCATTTCCTGAATTTAATGTATACCTAGAGGCGCACTAGGGCTGAATAAGTGGAATGACTCTTCAATGGGTCACCGTGACTCACTGGGAGCACAGTATTGTTGCACTCATTCAGCCCTCAAGGTTACAGTGTGCtcgtaacagtgtgtgtgtgtgtgtgtgtgtgtgtgtgtgtgtgtgtgtgtgtgtgtgtgtgtgtgtgtgtgtgtgtgtgtgtgtgtgtgtgtgtgtgtgtgtgtgtgtgtgtgtgtgtgtgtgtgtgtgtgtgtgtgtgtgtgtgtgtgtgtgtgtgtgtgtgtgtgtgtaaaagtatTCCTTCCCAATACTGATGAGTTGAAGCACAGAGCATGATTCATACTCAGTGAGGGAATGCTGATGATGGCCTATCTCAGTGAGTTATTTAGGTCAGAACTCCTCACTCCATCAAGAACACATGATTTGATCCATAAAAAGAATAATAAAATAttacctttattcaactaggcaagtcagtttaattAAGGACAAATTCAttttttcaatgatggcctaggaacagtgggttaactgccttgttcaggggcagaatgacagattggtaccttgtcagctcggggagaCCTTGAGTAGCTGAAATCTAGTTAGTGCTGGACTTGTATAAAAGCTGCGGCTCGATTCAGAAAACTCCCATTGTTACTGTAtatcactcactctcacacacagacacacagagtcaaCGGACGGACACATGTCAATGTCACAATGACACAAACGCACAGACATgcacactgacaaacacacagacatgcacactgACCTGTGAAGCGTCGCAGCAGCTTGGTACAGGTCTCGGCCACTGTCTCGTCGTCGCAGCGCTCCATGAGCAGTGCCTCCTGGCCACAGATCCAGCCGCTCAGCATGTGGCCGTAGCGCTCGGGCGGGTACAGCACGTCAAATGAGCAGATCTTACGGTACCACAGCTCCTCGGGGTAGACCGGCTGCTCCAGCTGCgcctcgtcctcccacacaaacTGGATGCTGTTGCACTCGGGGCTCCAGAAGGGATCGGCGAACTCCAGGAAAATCTTGTCAGTGGTGCTGATGCCGAGCTTCTCGATGGCGAGGACTTTGTCCTCGGGCAACGAGGGTGAGAAGAGCGCCTCATGGCGGTTCTTGAGGACGCCGAGCGAGGCGGTTACGATTACGTGGTCGGCGGGGAGCGACTCGAGGTCCTCGCACTCTACACTGATGGGGTACGCGTGACCCGGGTTGGGGTTGGGCTCACCATGGCAACGTTGGTCGTCGTTATGGTCGCCGTCGTCGTGCCGATTGTTGTTGTCGCCGTGAGCGATCTCCTCCTGTTGCTGGGCGGAGTAGTTCCAGTGGACGCGGCGGACGGGTTTCCCCAGGTGCATCACGCGGGACGGAATGTCCTGCGCCAAGAGGTCCACGATCTTCATGAAGCCTCCCGGGATGACGTGGTGGGCCCCTGGGATCTCGGTCCACTCACCGAACTCACTCAGCGAGACCTCGTCCATGCTGGGGGACGAGCTCTCACAACTCTCCACCTGAAGGAcaacatacaaacaaacaaagttAGTTTGACTCAGATCAAATTGAGCTCCTTTATTAGCTGCTCTCACAACTCTCCACCTCtttccaatcaatcaatcaatcagtcaaatgTATTGAAGCTCTTTTTAACCCAGCCTAGGAGCCCAGAGAGCAAGTAGCAGAACAGTGGTTggaagaaacctaaagaggaaccagaCGATGGCTGCATCGGATAGAAACACAGACAAACAAGTCTGCTCAATTCTGGTCAAATGTATCTATTTTGTTTCAAGTAGATTTTTTTTCTGTTACTCTTTGATTGGCTAAAACTCCTTATTGAATTGAGGCCAAATTAACCTCCTCTACCAAAGCGCTACTTAATCCTAGTTGAATTGCCTATTTATTGGCCATGACATCTTATCAAACTTTCTTTGGGTTAGAATTTTTTGCTCAAGTCTACAAACCCAATAGTTTGTTTACCTAACTAGAGCCTCAACAACAGAGCCTAACGTTTCCCCTGAGGAAAACTCTTAAATCATGGCCTTAGCTGCCACTAATGGAAACTTTGGACATAAGTGGCACattatcccctacatagtgcatagGGTTTTGGTcaatggtagtgcactacattggtaataaggtgccatttgggatgtagccctAATAATTGAGTGCCGGTGGACCAGGAAACGAACTGAATAAATACACAAACACAATAAGGCTTGCAATAGCTATATTTCCTGAGGTAAATTGTTGTTGTCGTCCTCATCTTTCTCTTTCCTGGATGCCCTGTAGAGTTGGCTCTACGTGTAATAAAGGGCTTCCATTTTGTTGTCCGCTGTGTTTCTATTAGCAAACTGACCTTTAAGTGATCAACACTAATTTGAATCCAATGAGTTATTGGGTATAATTACAAGGAGCAAGGATGGAGTAATAACATTACCAAGCTAAATGAAGCTATTGCTAACATAAACAGGATAATGTAGCTAAAGCTAACATTAGCCAGAGTTtctgggaaagggggatacctacagttgtacaactgaattccttcagctgaaatgtgtcttctgcatttaaggtgcggggggctgccataatcgacatccacgtcgtCAGCGCCCGGGGGTTAACTCACGCCATTtgcaaacactgtatatagacttcctATTTTTTCtccattgtgttattgactgtatgcttgtttactccatgtgtaactctgtgttgttgttgtgtcgcactgctttgctttatcttgaccaggtcgcagttgtaaatgagcttacctggttaaataaaggtgaaataaaaatatatattttaaaaaactgccttgttcagaggcagaacgacagatttgtaccttgtcagctcggggattcgatccagcaacctttcggttactggcccaaagctgtaaccactaggctacctgccgcacctaTTTATGCTTGATTTCCTGACCTGCTTGTTCAGTTGAGTCATAAAGCATGTCATAAACTCTTGTATTGTGTGAGACTTGCGTGAGAGTGCAAGTCTAAACCTAGCAGGAGCATCACATGCGCTACTTCAGTCAATTATCTGCGTATAACGAACTGGCTTGAACCAGAACTGTGCGAGAGGCCATAGAGGTGCACCAATTCTCTCCAGAGATGAGTGATTCAGAATACAGCACTGTTGATTTAATATGGAAAAATAGAAAGAAATGCCCTTTTAAAACGGGTTTACTTGGGACACATAAAGCAATCTTACATACCTAGATGGGAACGTTATTGGATTTGCATAATGTTTGCGTAGTTAATGCATTCCAATCATTAACTAGAGCTCTAGCATCTTTTATAGTCTCTCAGGAGGACCCCCTCCCCcttacacattcacacacacaaccctatCCCTacccaccctccacacacacacacacacacacacacacacacacacacacacacacacacacacacacacacacacacacacacacacacacacacacacacacacacacacacacacacacacacacacacacacacacacacacacacacacacaccttgaggtACTGCTGGAGCATGGACAGCTTGAGTCTCTTGGTGCTCTCCGAATCGTCGGGGTCCAGCGTGATCTTCTTGCGCACCACGTCCCTCGTGAACACCCCAACGCTGTTCTGGCTTTCAGCACACACAGGCTTCCCATTCTGGAAAAACTCCTGAGTCAACTCGTATacctggggaggagagaagaggggtagaGCGGATGGCAAGAGAGGAGAGCAATGTGAGTTTGACGGCCATGGTATAAGCTATAATGAATGTGCAGagggtctgcatcccaaatggcaccattttccctttatagtgcactacttttgaccatgacaattagggcactggtcaaaagtagtgcactatataagggaatagggtgccatttgggacagagacagggtttgtctgggtaccagtctgttttcATTCTGGTTCTACACTGGACAACCCAGAGTTTCATTGGTATAGACAGGCAGTATTTTGCTACTACCTTATCCAACAGCCAAGCAATCCAAAATAGCATAGAGTGTTCCTGCTACTGTGGCTATAACAGAGTCTGAAAACATTCATAATCTACTGGGGTGCTTCTAAAACTTTAAAGGGGCCATCTGTAAGGTGATcgctttgttgttgtttgaagCCAAATGTGCCCTTTAAAAGGTGCAGCCAGGTGAGAATGTATGACATCCTTTAACTCCGTGGCATGACTGCATGGGAGGGTGGAACTTAGTACATTATTCAACAACAGATTGTTTTCCATTTTTCCACACTTTCTTCCGAGGCCTGTGACTTCTACAATACAGGATATATAGCAAACATGCATGACAGAACTTCTTCTATCCAAAGCACACACCTCTTTTAGAAGGACCTCTTTTAGAAGGAACTGCCCACTCATTGGACGAAAGGGGGAGCATCATTGTGTGGGAGGTCACACAGTATTATTTCCATTGGTATTTACATGGAATTTACTAGGAAACTATGTTATTTTAATTCATACTTTCTGGTACTTAGTTACAACAATGTAACACAACTGGTAATGAATGACCTGGTACCAAATGGTGCCTGTTTTAAAAACAAACAAGTAATTCATAGATTATTACTGCGGACCATTTCACATGCCATTTCTCAGGAAATACCTGTTATGacgccaaatggcaccctattccatatttagtgcactacgtttgacccatagggctctggtcaaaagcactgcaatatggttccatttgggatacagacatTTCTGTGCCGTCAAAAACGGTGCAATCGTGAAGGTGTCTTATCTAATGAAGTGAAACGGTGAGCTGAACAAAGAGGGTGGAGGGAACTGGAGCTGAGCCGTCAGTCACGAGACTGGTGATCGCCCGGGGGGGCCATTCCAAGGGAGTGCCGGGTTACAACAGGTAAACACCACTGACACTGGGAAATAGGAGCTATGGTAGGCGACCGTAAAGTAGCCGAAAGGAGCCTATTCAGTAGCCTGGGGGTTTTCTGCCCATGTATGAGGGTGATGGGGGTAGGCTACATCAGCACAAAAGCAATAATGGCATTGTAATGAATATAAGTGTCGATATGACAGTAGTAATAAAATGCTATTATTGTCAGGTCTTGCTTACATGGTGTGCGTCTCAACGCAATGGCATCAGTTGGAGCATTTGCATAAATGTCACATAAATGTCACATAAACAAGGAAAGCTGGTGAGTGCATTACTGATGTTGTTTTAATGCTCGAGCGTGTGCTCTCTCAtatgatgacattttgtgacGATAATCGTCCATTGTCACCGGCTTGTTTTATCCGAACGGTGccgtcccttcctctctcctgtctcaccgtTTCATTCGGTGGTGGCTCGGGCACCTGCTGGGTGCACACAGTTCTAGCTTTTTGTGTTTTAGGCCTCGGAGGTGTACAGTACGTTCAGGCTGAGGCTCGGCATCAGCAGACGAATCATGAGAGATGTCATGATTCATTTCTCCCCCACCATCTGAGTCGTTTTCATTCTGAGTTTGTAGCAACGCTAATGCAACATGTGCATCCGCTCGTCTTGATCGTCTTGGCATTGTAAATTACGCATTCTCTCACCATGTACTCAAAGTAGACCGATAAGGCTGCTTGGATTCGTTTGCTTCCCCTCGCTCAACTCACCCATTCTCCCGCATCCTATTtccaaaatgtatttaatttgttgttagggtagcctagtggttagagcgttggactaataaccggaaggttgcaagttcaaacccccgagctgacaaggtacaaatctgtcgttctgcccctgaacaggcagttaacccactgttcctaggctgtcattgaaaataagaatttgttcttaactgacttgcctgataaaataaataaataaataaaaaatatatgttatatggAAATTAGTTTTGGTATACTTTAGTTTCGAGGCAATTTACGGGGTAATTATCAACTGGGCACCGCACCTTCAACTGTTGGGAGGAGTGGcccaggccctactgtcgggagaaggaggggCAACGGGGAAGaacataaaaataaattaaatgccCTCCTAAAACTGGTTATAAAtccagttacagtgccttgcaaaagtactcatcccccttggtgtttttcctattttgttgcattacaacctgccatttaaaatggattttgatttcatgtaatggagatacacaaaatagtccaaattggtgaagggtgcatgcatatgtattcaccccctttgctatgaagctcctaaataagatctggtgctgtcacgccctgaccttagagagcccttttgttctctattttggttaggtcagggtgtgactagggtgggcaaactatgttttctatttctttgttggccgagtatggttcccaatcagaggcagctgtctatcgttgtctctgattggggatcatacttaggcagcttttACCCACCTGTAGTTTATGGGatcttgttttggtactgtgctGTTTAGCCCTACTAAACTTTACGTTTCGTTtgtatttattgttttttttcGGTGTTCATTGACTAAAGTAAGatgtacacctaccacgctgcatcttTGTCCGATCCTTCCGTCAACAAGCGTAacaggtgcaaccaattaccttcatcacataattagttaaataaagtccacctgtgtgcaatctaagtttcacatgatctcagtatacagtggggcaaaaaagtatttagtcagccaccaattgtgcaagttcttccatttaaaaagatgagagaggcctgtaattttcatcataggtacacttcaactatgacagacaaaatgagaaaagaaaatccagaaaatcacattgtaggattttttattaatttttaattaattaatacatttatttgcaaattatggtggaaaataagtatttggtagataacaaaagtttctcaatactttgttatataccctttgttggcaatgacagaggtcaaacattttctgtaagtcttcacaaggttttcacacactgttgctggtattttggcccattcctcagtcctcagcagtccaatccctataCCTTtcgcagaatatcagtctgtccctgatgttttccctggagagaagtggcttctttgcggCCCtacttgacaccaggccatcctccaaaagttttTGCcgcactgtgcgtgcagatgcactcacacctaactgctgccattcctgagcaagctctgtacgtactggtggtgccccgatcccacagctgaatcaactttaggagacggtcctggcgcttgctggactttcttgggcgccctgaagcctacttcacaacaattgaaccactctccttgaagttcttgatgatccgataaatggttgatttaggtccaatcttactggcagcaatatccttgcctgtgaagccctttttgtgcaaaacaatgatgatggcacgtgtttccttgcaggtaactaaggaagaacaatgattccaagcaccaccctccttttgaagcttccagtctgttattcaaactcaatcagcatgataGAGTGATCTCctgccttgtcctcgtcaacactcacacctgtgttaacgagagaatcactgagatgatgtcagctggtccttttgtggcagggctgaaatgcagtgtaattatttgggggggattcagttcatttgcatggcaaatagggactttgcaattaattgctcATAACTCTTCACAACAATAtagagtatatgcaaattgccatcatacaaacggaggcagcagactttgtgaaaatatatatttgtgtcattctcaaaacttttggccatgactgtacacacctgttctgaaaggccccagagtctgcaacacaaTTAAGCAatgggcaccaccaagcaagtggcaccatgaagacccaggagctctccaaacagggcagggacaaagttgtggaaaagtacagatcagggttgagttataaaaaacttcagaaactttgaacatcaaggagcaccattaaatccattatttaaaaaatggaaagaatatggcaccacaacaaacctgccaagtgagggccacccaccaaaactcacagatcaggcaaggagggcattaatcagagaggcaatgataaccctgaaggagctgcaaagctccacagcggagattggagtatctgtccataggaccactttaagccatacactccacagagcatagtttacggaagagtggcaagaaaaaaGCCATTTCTTATAGaacaaaataagcaaacacgtttggagttcgccaaaaggcatgtgggcgactccccaaacatatggaagaagatactctggtcagatgagactaaaattgagttttttggccatcaaggaaaatgctgtctggcgcaaacccaacacgtctcatcaccccgagaacaccatcccacagtgaagcatagttgtggcagcatcatgctgtggggatgtttttcattggcagggactgggaaactggtcagaattgaaggaacgatggatggcgctaaatattttagaattttttgtattttagtatttcttattattatttcttgtttgttacacacaaaaaaatattttgcatcttcaaagtggtaggcgtgttgtgtaaatcaaatgatatacaaaccccccaaaaatcaattttaattccaggttgtaaggcaacaaaataggaaaaatgtcatgggggtgaatactttcgcaaaccACTATGTTAGTGGTATTAAGATTCTAACAacgacagtgtgttatatagacttatttaggaaaagtcaaggaAGGAGGGGGACATGACTTAAAAAATGTCAGATtagcagattttttttaaattcatgaGCAGTTCAAATGACTGCTTTAGCTGTCCTAGAGTGAAGTTCACATTCTTTTTCCATGGAATCAGAATGTTTATGTTTACCATTGCTGCACTAAGTTACATTTTAACCACAAAGGTCATATGATAATGACATGGTATTCGATTGCATAACCTTATCATCTTGTCTTACCTCCCTGGTGGAACGTTTTGCATACAAAGACCAGGtgtgtgttcattaggcaccaaacggaagaaaacacTGAAACAGGGTGGGTCAACCGGAAAACATTTCCGTTGCGTGCCCTAATGAACTCGACCCAGGATGCACCACACCTTTGTTGACAATATAAAATAGCCTCCGGTTGAAATGGGATCCTCAAGAAACACGTTTTCAAAGACAAATAATTGTTAAGCTATCTCTTGTCCATTGCCTCACACTCACAAAACATTAGATCTAAACAGACAGGATTTCTATGTACCTAAAATCctgatgtgaaacaaaacaaccaAGTCAGCTTTGGAATGCTAATCCTACTGCTTAGTTAATTATGCTGCTTTCCAGACAGAGGCACGGTGGCGATTAGCGCTTAGCGCAGTTGTAATGATACATGGGAAGGGATAAGTGTTTAGTGCTCCTGTAATGATGCACGGTGGGGGTTAGCCTAATGCATACCGTAGCTCTGCTgtgttgatgctgctgctacaCTGCAAAGTGATTGGCATCTTGGAAATGGATTATACAAGGGATTACAGCATAGAGGTATGCAGACTGACACACATGAAATCAGGATAAAAGCATTATTCACACTGTATGTTGCAGCTCCCTAATTATTACCAAAGATGGTTTAGTATGAagatacactaccggtcaaaagttttagaacacctactcattcaagagtttttctttattttttactattttatacattgtagaataataatgaagacatcaaaactactaaataacacatatggaataatgtaggaaccaaaaaaaagtgttaaacaaatcaaattatattttatatttgaaattcttcaaatagccaccctttgccttgatgacagctttgcacactcttggcattctctcaaccagcttcacttggaatgcttttcccacagtcttgaaggagttcccacatatgctgagcagttgttggctCCTTTTCCTTCATTCCGCGGTCCGACTCATCCAAAACTATCTCAATTTGGTTcaggttgggggattgtggaggccaggtcatctgatgcagcactccgtcactcaccttcttggtaaaatagcccttaaaGAGCCTGGAggggtgttgggtcattgtcctgttgaaaaacaaatgagtcccactaagcccagaccagatggg is a window encoding:
- the smox gene encoding spermine oxidase codes for the protein MQSCEISSDSTDDPLSRDLRTRRQPRIVVIGAGLAGLAATKSLLESGFTDVTVLEASDRVGGRVQSIQHGQTTLELGATWIHGANGNPVYHLAEDNGLLEHTTDGERSVGRISLYTKNGVAHYQTNSGTRIPKDLVEEFSDLYNEVYELTQEFFQNGKPVCAESQNSVGVFTRDVVRKKITLDPDDSESTKRLKLSMLQQYLKVESCESSSPSMDEVSLSEFGEWTEIPGAHHVIPGGFMKIVDLLAQDIPSRVMHLGKPVRRVHWNYSAQQQEEIAHGDNNNRHDDGDHNDDQRCHGEPNPNPGHAYPISVECEDLESLPADHVIVTASLGVLKNRHEALFSPSLPEDKVLAIEKLGISTTDKIFLEFADPFWSPECNSIQFVWEDEAQLEQPVYPEELWYRKICSFDVLYPPERYGHMLSGWICGQEALLMERCDDETVAETCTKLLRRFTGNPNIPKPRRILRSSWGSNPYIRGSYSFTRVGSSGGDVEKLAMPLPYTKSTKAPPLQVLFAGEATHRKYYSTTHGALLSGQREATRLTELYQDLHKETTKPNM